gcggcgagaAGCAAAGGAATGAAGGACAACATCGAGAAAACAAGAACCGAGGAACGCTAAGctgaaaggaaaagaaacacgtatacgcacgcacagagccacagacgcacgcaagAACTCACACTCACAAAGATTTAAAGGATGAAGATAAAgcatgaagagagaagcaaatgAGCCAAAACAAACGAGTTACATTGAAACACACATGAACAAGGGACCGAAGCAACGTCCTTTACagcgagtgagagagggagagcgaggggaagaaaaggaaatcAGTCGACCTTGGACACTGAAAGTCGCACTCCTGTGAATgagtgcgtgtatgtgtgtgatGAGTGTTCACAACTGCCTGTCTGTGTATAGGTGCCTGTGAGTGTGGGCGACTGCGCATGCGCCTCGAACACTCATAAATACGGCAAAAAGCGCAAACACACACCTGCGACAATCTCAAATACACGTgaagcaaagagaaaaaaaaacggtgTCTGGCGAGCAGCGGAGAATTGCAAATGGTTGAGCACCACAAAATGAGAAAGAATCAAAGCTggcagaaaagagggaaacaaTTTTCTCGCAACGTACAAATTTAACTGGCACGCCCAGGAGCGGacgcgaaggagagagagctaaAGGGCAGGGGCGCTGACACCCTGGGCAAAGAACATGGCGGAGATAACGGCAGTGATCACCAGGGTAAACACCCAGCCGCCGTACATCTTCAGAACCATGATCCAGCGGATGTTCATGAAGCCGACATCGACGATGCTGACGGCGATGACACCGCCAGTGATGCAGTGAGTCGACGAGACGGGAATGCCGTAGCCGGAGGCGAAGGACACAACGAGCGCCGCCGACAACTCCGCAGCGAAGCCACGGCTCGGAGTGATGACAGTCAGATCCTCACCCATCAGACGCATCAGGCGGATACCGAAGGTGGAGAGACCTAAAACAAGACCGGCACCACCGAGGCACAGTACCCAGATCGGGACAGAGGAGCTCTTTTCCACACTGCCCGACTGATAGACCTGGTAGATGGCGGCAAGCGGGCCGACGGCGTTACTCACGTCGCTCGCACCGTGGGCAAAGGAGGCGCAGATGGCAGTGAAGATCTGCAGGTAGCGGAATACGCGCTCGGCACCCCACTCGTACTGCTGGACCTGAAGGCCGCTGGCACCAGTCACCTTGCGCTCCTCCGACTGCTCCGAGTCGGAGGCCTCCGACTCGTTGACGACGTCGCCGGTGACCTCACGAGGCTTGCGCACGTCCTCAACGCTGAGTGGCTCACGCTGATTAGAGTCCTCCGTCGTGCTCGGCCGCTCCTCAGACGCAGCGAGGGCACGCGCCTCGTCACGAGCAACCAAGCGCTTCAGAAGGGGAATGAACGCGCACGAGagcacgccagcgccggcgccaaTGCACGCAGCCACCCAGGCAGCCCGGTCCACAGACCACTTGAGGCGCTTCGACGCGCCCTTGAAGAGCACAAAGAAGGACTCCAGGAAGAAGGCGATGGCCACAACGATGGGCAGGGTGTACATCGCGCGCCGCACACAGTTCTTCGGACGAAGCACTAGGAAGCGGACCAGGCCGTAGATAAGAGCCGACACAACGCCGGTGAGGACAGGCGAGATGAACCAGGAGGCGACAATCGGGGCCACACCGCTGAAGAACGGGAAttcactcttcttcttcgcccaGTTCACcgagccaccgccaccgtagACCAGCGCGAAGCCGATCACGCCACCGCAGATGCTGTGCGTGGACGACACGGGAAGACGCAGCCACGTGGCGATCGCAAGCCAGCagaaggcggcgccgcaggcGCAAAGCATACCGTACATGAAGACatacggctgcttcgcgaAATCCTTGGGGTCGGCAACGCCACTGGAGATGGTCGACGTCACCTCACCACCGAGCGTCACGGCACCGGAAAACTCACAAATCGAGGCTACGATGACAATCTGCGTGAGGGTGAGAATGCGCGCACCGTACGTGGTGCCAAAGGCGTTGGCCAAGTCATTCATGCCCACACCGGCGCCAGTGAGGAACGAAACAAAGCTGCCCACGATGACGATCCACAAATAGGGGTTGACGTCCGCCATTTTTTCCTCTCGTGTAGCAGAagtgtgagggagagagcaaaggaTGCAGATGGTAAGGGTAGGAAAAAAAATGTAGAAAGCTAGTTGGATCAGTGCcacagagggggagagcaaaaAGAACAAAACCAAAGCACGTTGCAGTAGTTAGCTGCTTTGGAAAGGATAGGTCAAGGGGTTTCAGTAGCGTGTCGGCGAACAAATAAGGGGCAGGTAAGAAGGGCAACAGGGGATTTTAGTGCCGTGAGATGGAAGGGTTCTATACGACGTGTATGTATTGGATGGCTGCTCAGGTCATAAAAACAAGTGGCGAATATGGCATGATTGCGTCTCATGAACTCGGCGCCTTCCAAGATGCTCTAAGGGACGAAGGCCCAGCGTTGTTTCCTTCCTATGGTGGGAAGTAGAAGTAATGTTGCGCTTCTTCTGCACAAACTGGGGCATACTATGGAGGCTGGTTATTATAATAGCGGACGCCAAAGCCGTGATTAAATGAAACATAGAAAAACAGGTACGCACATGCTTTAGGCAAGAAAGCATACCTCAGGTTTCACAAGTGGAGGGAAGCGCGTACACTTTGGGTGTCAGCGCTGAATGGGCTGGTGACTCTTAGCCTGCCTGCTCGAAGAAACCAGCTGGATGATTTAGGTAAGATAAAAGAAAAAGATGTCAGGGATGACGTATGCCTTCTGTGCGCAACCGGGAGAGTAAAAAAAAAGTCACCAATAGTGTTCTCCCTCGTGACAGTAGACAAGGTGAAGAGCAGCTGGGttgaagagaaaggaaaaaacaaGTGGCAATACACAGGCTGAGCTCTGAGGTGCTCGGTAGGAACATGCATTTGCTGAGACCGGCAAAAGCACTGAGGGTTCAGCATGTCGGCACCGAGGGCTCGTTTAATAACTTCTTAAGACGCGACGTGCTCTCTGGTGTTCTCGTACCAGGTGGCACACCTTACGGACGCGCATGACATGCTCACCAGATATAGTACCGCACGCCTCAGCGGTGCATAACACAGTTCTCTGATCCAGTTAACGCGTATGATTGATGCTCTCTGAGTGGCAGTATAGGATCAGCATGTGGAATTTACGGTCCCCGATGTGCTCAAGGATGTGGCACGCCTGATAAGTCTTCACGAAGTCTGCTTCGGTATCACCCACCCACTGTGTCCGCTTAGACAACAGCGCAAATATGCCCTTTGTAATCACTTCTTGTACGCACTTCTCATTGGAGTAGTGTACGTTGGAGAAGAAACAGCCGCGTCATGTGTCTCAGAGAGAGTACACCTACTTTATTTCATAAAGTACCTCCTGCGCGCCCTCCTATCTGCCTTAAAAGTGCTCTCTCGGGTTTTGTCGTCTCCCTTTGTGCCTTGAAGACGGCTGTCACTGATGATGAGCCCCATAAACACCGCTGCGTACTCTGGAAGCGACGTCTTGAAATAGTCGCTCACGCGAGCAACACCACCTTTGTTCAGCGGCTTGCAGCAAATAAGGATGTCGGAAACTACAACACGCTTTGATACCATCACCGCTTTTACAGCACCCACAGGAATCTCATATGTGATCATGTAGTAGGCATTCTATTTTTGCCGCGGGAAAGAGATCTAAGTGCATCGCATAAAATGTCAGTCGTGTCCTCGCTCCCCATGCAAAGCTAAGTTCGTTCAAGGGCCATAGATTACTTGCGCACCACCTGAACCGTCTGGAAAACATTTCTTGTGTAGCGCCCACAAGCAGCGATACTACGTTACCGTCGCTATTTCCGTACCTGAGCATACAGGAGGAGAAAAATGCCGCACAAGAGAAATGTTGCCTAACCTACACTAGAATTTCCATACTCGCTTTGAGAAACTGGGCGAAAAGGAAACATCTGCACTTTTCCTCTGAAGTGCAATTTGTAGCAGAGCCAACATTCCGTTGGTTCGCACAgacttttttcctcttcctttcgAAAACAGCCTCAGCATCTGATGATAGGGAAGCACCTCAGTGCACGGTATCTAAGAGTCTTGTATCCATTCTCTGTGAGAAAGGCATGCAGCACTCTTTCTCCTACCAATACCGAATCACTTCTGGTGGTAGCAGGGCCAAGCACTCATGTATTAGGTGGTGTAAGAGCACTGTATCGCTTGTCAGAAGCGTTAAATGGTAAGAGAAAAACGCTTTATCAGTCTTTCATTTTTATACAGCAGCTTCTCTATCTTTTGAAGCTCGCGGTGCTGTAAAGCTGCTCAGCTGGAGAAATGACGgggtgtgcatgtgtatgCTGTTGTGGTGCTCCTTACACACTTTCACACAAAAATTTAGtcagaaaaaaagaacaatTATGATAGCCGATAGCACTAGAACCCTGTAAGCTTTTCATTTCGCTACCGAAGTACTTGCATCAGTGCTAGAAGACCCTGTACATGGCAAACCCTTCCCACGCAATGATGTAATATTGGTTTATTTTTTTTGGTTGGTGGTGCCGCATACAATTACTCTTGGAATATCAACTGCGGATATGTCGGTCCAATATGCTTCACTTCTGTTGGGGAAATGGAATcaatgcaaaaaaaaaaaaaacaccaaGAGCAACGCCAGAAGTTACGAAAACAAGCGAATAACTGACAGGGAACTTGAAGGAATGAATATTATCGATGTACAGTAGCGTGCAGAGTAGCCCATGGGAGCAGTGCGAGGTAAGCAAAACGAATGCATTGCGAGAGGAACAGTCAACACCAAGAGGATTTTCAGCCATTGTGTCATTTGCTTTCGTAAAACTGCAAGAAATCAGAAGAAACGCTGCTGTTAGAATCCATGTAACAAACACAGGAGAGAATGAAGCAAGCTGAAGGGGGTATACTGAATAAGCTGAACACTGATGCTATGAATTCCTTTTAGGCGAAACTTTCGCGGCACAGACTTCTCGTCTTTCTGTAGTGTTGCAGTCCACAATTTGAAGCTGGGGCAACAAGAAAAGACACACGAGTCGCCAGCAAGGCGCACCAGCTGTCCAGAGTTGGTGGCACGCTATGCTACACTCGTAAGGGCTCGCCTTGCCTCTCGTCAAAATTCACGGTTTGAGCTTGACGGTGGCACGAGACAGTGTGGCCAAACAGAGGGGTTTTGTTGCGAGATGCCCCTGAAGTTTTTTCTTCGGTAGAGTGAACGCAGCCAGTGTTTCACGGTCACGTGCCCTATTGCCTGGTAAAAAGTGGCTGGGGAAAAATTTGTCTGGGCGCCCCTCCTGTGTACGTGATCTGAAGGGGGGGAGCACGAAAATAAGCGGGTTCAAAAATGATGATGATGTCAAATATGATTCGGCTGGATCCTTATCGCGCTGGAAGACAGTAGCCTTCCATTtgatcccccccccccatcccaCAGAACTGATGAAATGCGTAGAGTTTGTTGGGTTGCAACACCTTTTAGTTCTTCTCGAAGGCTTTCCCACTGCGCTGCCATCAACCATGCCGCACAGATCGTTACAAGCTTCTCTTAAGATCGATTTGGCGAGGCAGGCAAATCTCAGCAAAGTATCTCAATATGGGAGATGATTGCCTACACGTCAAGCAGTTTCAAGAGAATCAGCTGTTTCACAATCGTACAGATGCCTTGCTGCTATCTCCTCATGGATTGTGCTTGACAGGGGCGCCACTGAGCTCAGCAGGGGGCATTTTAGCGGTTTCCGCCAACGAACCAAGCCACCCTGGCGTGACGGGCTGATAGCCGAATTTCTGGTTGTTTGCTTATTTCCGCAGTTTGGCGACTCCGTAGTGTGTATGAGCGTCGAGGTTGGGATTGCGGTTTGCAAACACGATGGGGAGGATCAATATCGAATTTAACTGCATGTTTTTCTGATCCTGTTGTGGGAATGTACCTTTTGAGAAACACCACGTGGTCGAGTAGAGACAGCTTCACCTTTCCCCACCTTCGCAAGATTACAGTGGTGCATCGGATTGTTTTGCTTTGCATACACTGGTGTTGCTGTTTTTGCTACATGGTattgctcctcctcgtgttCTTTTGTAGGTAGAGGCTTGGTGTAGTGCTTACTCTGCTTggcctttctctctgtgaaATGTAGTGACTCACTTCTACCCCTATTCCAGCAAGGCAGCTGCACCTTTTGTCAGTTTGCGGTCGTGTGCTGGGACTCACTTCTCTTGTTGACAAACTCATCTCCGTGCTGCTACCAGGAATATCGACAGTCTCTGAAaacccttttttttttttactggGCCCAAAAATCTGTTGTGATACACACTCCCTTTCGGTTTTCCCCgttaaaaaaaaaaaaaactgttCTGGCAGGGGGCGTGCAATCAAAAGATGACTTTTTATTCAGCTGTCAGCGGCACAATTTTTCTTGTCAGCTGGCGCAGgcagcaatgcgccgctTGTATAGCTGTTGATACTCCTGTTTCAGTGAACTCTGTGATTTTCAGGAGATAATGCTTTCTCGGGAGGTTAGAAGTTACGCCGCTAGCGCCATCAAAAGAGTCCTGATGCTATTATTTTGGTGTTCTGTGACTCTTGTTTGGGCTGCTGGATATGCCTTTAAATGTGACACAATGATTGAGTTGCAGCGACTGTAAACAGTGAACAGGCTGATGGTCAATTTGTGTAATGTGCTTTTTGTGCTTAATAAGCTCTTTACGCTTTCAGGGCCGCCACCAAAGGGTTGTGAATATGAGCAAGAAATTCAGCTGATAGAGTCTTTGTCTTGGTTAAGTACGCAGAGGAACTTACTTGTTGCTGTATGTGCATATAAGGGTGTGTTTTGGAGGGGAGTGTGACTCAAGAACTTGCAATAGCAAGCCGTCTTTTCATGCTTTGAAACGGTGGTCTGCTTTTGGAGAGATGATGCTGGTGGCAATGAGAATTTGTAGGATATCGTAATGGAAGGAAGTGTCGCTTTGAGGGAGGCGTTGTATGACTTGCAGCAGGGCATTTGTATGCAATCCTCTGGTGAGCCTACCTTATTGGATTGTGGGTGGAGAAGTGcgctatttttttttttttacaaGGAAAGGAGATATTTTATCCTCTTTTAGGGCGAAAAGAAAGGTTGAACTATGGAGAGCCAGTACGCTCTAGTAACAGCCGAATGTTTGTAGCAAAATAaccctttcttttttcaGCTTGTGGGGGAGAGATGCGGAAGAGTACTGAATTGGAAAGCAACAGATTTGTTTTCATTTGTTTATCTCTTGCA
This genomic window from Leishmania braziliensis MHOM/BR/75/M2904 complete genome, chromosome 10 contains:
- a CDS encoding phosphate-Repressible Phosphate Permease-like protein, with product MADVNPYLWIVIVGSFVSFLTGAGVGMNDLANAFGTTYGARILTLTQIVIVASICEFSGAVTLGGEVTSTISSGVADPKDFAKQPYVFMYGMLCACGAAFCWLAIATWLRLPVSSTHSICGGVIGFALVYGGGGSVNWAKKKSEFPFFSGVAPIVASWFISPVLTGVVSALIYGLVRFLVLRPKNCVRRAMYTLPIVVAIAFFLESFFVLFKGASKRLKWSVDRAAWVAACIGAGAGVLSCAFIPLLKRLVARDEARALAASEERPSTTEDSNQREPLSVEDVRKPREVTGDVVNESEASDSEQSEERKVTGASGLQVQQYEWGAERVFRYLQIFTAICASFAHGASDVSNAVGPLAAIYQVYQSGSVEKSSSVPIWVLCLGGAGLVLGLSTFGIRLMRLMGEDLTVITPSRGFAAELSAALVVSFASGYGIPVSSTHCITGGVIAVSIVDVGFMNIRWIMVLKMYGGWVFTLVITAVISAMFFAQGVSAPAL